One region of Haloprofundus salilacus genomic DNA includes:
- a CDS encoding GtrA family protein: MVRALLRNLVDGPLAVRLRRFVIVGAIAAGVQMVLLWLFVEQAGANYLLAATVAIEITIVFQYVLNNTWTFQAFENTGVNAFLVGLAKTNLVRGSAIPIQLAILYALVSWREMPYLLANGVAIVISGVYRYVLDSRWTWAD; the protein is encoded by the coding sequence ATGGTACGAGCGCTGCTTCGGAACCTCGTCGACGGCCCGCTGGCCGTCCGACTGCGTCGGTTCGTCATCGTCGGCGCCATCGCCGCGGGCGTCCAGATGGTGTTGCTGTGGCTGTTCGTCGAGCAGGCCGGCGCGAACTACCTGCTCGCGGCGACGGTCGCCATCGAGATAACCATCGTCTTCCAGTACGTGTTGAACAACACCTGGACCTTTCAGGCGTTCGAGAACACCGGTGTCAACGCCTTTCTCGTCGGCTTGGCGAAGACGAACCTCGTCCGCGGCAGCGCCATCCCGATACAGCTCGCCATCCTCTACGCGCTGGTGTCGTGGCGCGAAATGCCGTACCTCCTCGCCAACGGCGTCGCCATCGTCATCAGCGGCGTCTACCGGTACGTTCTCGATTCGCGGTGGACGTGGGCGGACTGA